From the Solanum lycopersicum chromosome 10, SLM_r2.1 genome, one window contains:
- the LOC101245596 gene encoding uncharacterized protein isoform X3 has protein sequence MGLHKSYEDLKTQLPGAGTELHNSAHHEDLIKEVALLELEIMYLEKYLLSMYRKTFAKRLQSLNDTTKTKEVKKHDNIIIYENKITNTSPSMPPVEGSGDPSLVDTSIVRCHSSLSHTAVAASFKPSPLVGVLADALDSYHSLPLSMLEHAQVSTSNWTAADHFVNGSSNHFHHAPNQLSEEMIKCISAIYVQIADPPLFSYDYPFSPISLSSSSSVQQETGEFNRSFVTMTEVQGLCRDKRSLDGVDRMLQHFRYLVSKLKEVDPRKMRHDEKLAFWINVHNALVMHAFLVYGIPRSTLKRISQLLKAAYNIGGNTVSVEMIQSSILGCRLPRPGQWIQSLFFPKQKFKTGDARKGYAIEHPDPRLRFALCSGSHSDALLRLYTPKKVFQELEVAKEEYLQTNTSVHKEQKLVLPKNVESYVKEVNLCPSGLKEMIELALPEHFTRKYQGKLLKKIEWTPHNFTFRYLISHELLESVVSF, from the exons ATGGGGCTACACAAGAGTTATGAAGATCTCAAAACACAATTACCAGGAGCTGGCACTGAACTTCATAATTCTGCTCATCATGAAGATCTAATTAAGGAAGTTGCTCTTCTGGAGCTGGAAATTATGTATTTAGAGAAGTATCTTTTATCAATGTATCGAAAAACATTTGCTAAGCGCTTACAATCACTGAATgacacaacaaaaacaaaagaagtgAAGAAGCACGACAACATCATCatctatgaaaataaaataactaatacgAGTCCTTCTATGCCACCAGTAGAAGGATCAGGAGATCCAAGTTTAGTTGACACTTCAATTGTGAGATGCCATTCATCACTCTCTCACACTGCTGTTGCTGCTTCTTTCAAGCCTTCACCTCTAGTTGGAGTTCTTGCTGATGCTCTAGATTCATACCATTCTTTGCCCTTATCCATGCTCGAG CATGCTCAGGTATCCACTTCAAATTGGACAGCGGCAGATCATTTTGTTAATGGCTCTTCGAATCATTTTCATCATGCCCCAAATCAACTGTCTGAAGAAATGATCAAGTGTATTTCAGCCATATATGTTCAGATTGCTGATCCCCCTTTGTTCAGCTATGATTACCCATTCTCTCCAatttcattatcatcatcatcatcagttCAACAAG AGACAGGAGAATTTAATCGATCTTTTGTCACAATGACTGAAGTACAAGGGCTCTGTCGAGATAAACGGAGTTTAGATGGTGTGGACCGTATGTTACAACATTTTAG GTATCTTGTGTCGAAGTTGAAGGAAGTTGATCCTAGAAAAATGAGGCATGACGAGAAGCTAGCTTTCTGGATTAATGTCCACAATGCGCTAGTGATGCAT GCGTTCTTGGTTTATGGGATTCCACGGAGTACTCTCAAGAGAATATCTCAACTTCTCAAG GCTGCTTATAACATTGGAGGGAATACAGTAAGTGTGGAGATGATTCAGAGTTCTATACTTGGATGTCGATTGCCCCGTCCTGGTCAG TGGATTCAATCATTGTTCTTCCCAAAACAAAAGTTTAAGACTGGAGATGCAAGAAAAGGATATGCAATAGAGCATCCAGACCCTCGTCTACGTTTTGCTCTATGCTCAGGAAGCCATTCTGATGCCCTG CTACGGTTATACACGCCTAAGAAAGTGTTCCAGGAGCTTGAAGTGGCTAAAGAAGAGTACCTTCAAACAAACACAAGTGTACACAAGGAACAAAAACTAGTTCTCCCCAAGAATGTGGAATCTTATGTGAAGGAGGTCAATTTGTGCCCTTCTGGCTTGAAGGAAATGATAGAGCTCGCGTTGCCTGAACATTTCACAAGAAAATATCAGGGGAAGTTATTGAAGAAAATTGAGTGGACTCCTCACAACTTCACTTTCCGTTACCTAATTTCACATGAATTGCTTGAGTCTGTCGTATCCTTCTGA
- the LOC101245596 gene encoding uncharacterized protein isoform X4, producing MGLHKSYEDLKTQLPGAGTELHNSAHHEDLIKEVALLELEIMYLEKYLLSMYRKTFAKRLQSLNDTTKTKEVKKHDNIIIYENKITNTSPSMPPVEGSGDPSLVDTSIVRCHSSLSHTAVAASFKPSPLVGVLADALDSYHSLPLSMLEHAQVSTSNWTAADHFVNGSSNHFHHAPNQLSEEMIKCISAIYVQIADPPLFSYDYPFSPISLSSSSSVQQETGEFNRSFVTMTEVQGLCRDKRSLDGVDRMLQHFRYLVSKLKEVDPRKMRHDEKLAFWINVHNALVMHAFLVYGIPRSTLKRISQLLKAAYNIGGNTVSVEMIQSSILGCRLPRPGQWIQSLFFPKQKFKTGDARKGYAIEHPDPRLRFALCSGSHSDALLRLYTPKKVFQELEVAKEEYLQTNTSVHKEQKLVLPKNVESYVKEVNLCPSGLKEMIELALPEHFTRKYQGKLLKKIEWTPHNFTFRYLISHELLESVV from the exons ATGGGGCTACACAAGAGTTATGAAGATCTCAAAACACAATTACCAGGAGCTGGCACTGAACTTCATAATTCTGCTCATCATGAAGATCTAATTAAGGAAGTTGCTCTTCTGGAGCTGGAAATTATGTATTTAGAGAAGTATCTTTTATCAATGTATCGAAAAACATTTGCTAAGCGCTTACAATCACTGAATgacacaacaaaaacaaaagaagtgAAGAAGCACGACAACATCATCatctatgaaaataaaataactaatacgAGTCCTTCTATGCCACCAGTAGAAGGATCAGGAGATCCAAGTTTAGTTGACACTTCAATTGTGAGATGCCATTCATCACTCTCTCACACTGCTGTTGCTGCTTCTTTCAAGCCTTCACCTCTAGTTGGAGTTCTTGCTGATGCTCTAGATTCATACCATTCTTTGCCCTTATCCATGCTCGAG CATGCTCAGGTATCCACTTCAAATTGGACAGCGGCAGATCATTTTGTTAATGGCTCTTCGAATCATTTTCATCATGCCCCAAATCAACTGTCTGAAGAAATGATCAAGTGTATTTCAGCCATATATGTTCAGATTGCTGATCCCCCTTTGTTCAGCTATGATTACCCATTCTCTCCAatttcattatcatcatcatcatcagttCAACAAG AGACAGGAGAATTTAATCGATCTTTTGTCACAATGACTGAAGTACAAGGGCTCTGTCGAGATAAACGGAGTTTAGATGGTGTGGACCGTATGTTACAACATTTTAG GTATCTTGTGTCGAAGTTGAAGGAAGTTGATCCTAGAAAAATGAGGCATGACGAGAAGCTAGCTTTCTGGATTAATGTCCACAATGCGCTAGTGATGCAT GCGTTCTTGGTTTATGGGATTCCACGGAGTACTCTCAAGAGAATATCTCAACTTCTCAAG GCTGCTTATAACATTGGAGGGAATACAGTAAGTGTGGAGATGATTCAGAGTTCTATACTTGGATGTCGATTGCCCCGTCCTGGTCAG TGGATTCAATCATTGTTCTTCCCAAAACAAAAGTTTAAGACTGGAGATGCAAGAAAAGGATATGCAATAGAGCATCCAGACCCTCGTCTACGTTTTGCTCTATGCTCAGGAAGCCATTCTGATGCCCTG CTACGGTTATACACGCCTAAGAAAGTGTTCCAGGAGCTTGAAGTGGCTAAAGAAGAGTACCTTCAAACAAACACAAGTGTACACAAGGAACAAAAACTAGTTCTCCCCAAGAATGTGGAATCTTATGTGAAGGAGGTCAATTTGTGCCCTTCTGGCTTGAAGGAAATGATAGAGCTCGCGTTGCCTGAACATTTCACAAGAAAATATCAGGGGAAGTTATTGAAGAAAATTGAGTGGACTCCTCACAACTTCACTTTCCGTTACCTAATTTCACATGAATTGCTTGAGTCTGTC GTTTGA
- the LOC101245896 gene encoding cytochrome P450 CYP72A219 — MDIPYNFKLAIFSFAIIFVLRWAWRILNYVWLKPKYLEKQLRKQGFKGHTYKFLFGDMKEMSKMGEEAWSKPVNFSHDTIWPRVNPFIHKIITNYGKNCFVWFGPRPAVVIMDPEVIKEVMMKNYVFQKPGGNPLTKLLATGIADYEADKWAVHRRLLNPAFHLDKLKHMLPAFKLTGNEMLSKWEKIVSREGSEIDVLPYLQTLTSDAISRTAFGSSYEEGIKIFELQKEQIQLILEVSRTIYIPGWRFLPTKRNKRMKQIFNEVRTLILEIINKRMRMIEAGESHDDLLGILLSSNLKEIQQHGNKKFGMSIDEVIEECKLFYFAGQETTSTLLVWTMILLSQHPNWQDRAREEVLQVFGSNEVDYDKLNQLKVVTMILNEVLRLYPAGYMMTRMVKTKTKLGNLCLPGGVQLLLPTILLQHDTKIWGDDAMEFNPERFSDGILKATKGQLVFFPFGWGPRICIGQNFAMLEAKMAMAMILKHYAFELSSSYSHAPHPLMLQPQFGAPLILYKL, encoded by the exons ATGGATATACCATACAATTTTAAGCTTGCAATATTTTCATTtgcaattatttttgtattaagaTGGGCATGgagaatcttgaattatgtgtgGTTGAAACCAAAATATTTGGAGAAACAACTAAGAAAACAAGGTTTCAAAGGTCATACTTATAAGTTTTTGTTTGGGGATATGAAAGAGATGAGCAAGATGGGTGAAGAAGCTTGGTCCAAGCCTGTTAATTTCTCCCATGACACGATTTGGCCTAGAGTGAACCCATTCATACACAAAATCATCACAAACTATG GTAAGAATTGTTTTGTGTGGTTTGGGCCAAGACCAGCAGTGGTGATCATGGATCCAGAAGTTATAAAGGAGGTGATGATGAAGAATTATGTGTTTCAGAAGCCAGGTGGCAATCCACTCACCAAATTATTAGCAACTGGAATTGCAGACTATGAGGCAGATAAATGGGCTGTACATAGAAGGCTTCTCAATCCTGCTTTTCACCTTGACAAGTTGAAG CATATGCTACCTGCATTTAAATTGACTGGTAATGAGATGTTGAGCAAATGGGAGAAAATTGTGTCTAGAGAAGGATCAGAGATAGATGTGTTGCCATATCTACAAACTTTGACAAGTGATGCAATTTCAAGAACTGCTTTTGGTAGTAGCTATGAAGAAGGAATAAAgatttttgaacttcaaaaagaACAAATTCAACTAATTTTAGAAGTGTCACGCACGATATATATTCCAGGATGGag ATTTTTGCCAACTAAAAGGAACAAAAGAATGAAGCAAATTTTCAATGAAGTAAGAACACTGATACTAgaaattatcaataaaagaaTGAGGATGATTGAAGCTGGAGAATCACATGATGATTTATTGGGTATATTATTGTCATccaatttaaaagaaattcaaCAACATGGGAATAAGAAATTTGGTATGAGCATTGATGAGGTGATTGAAGAAtgtaaattgttttattttgctGGCCAAGAGACTACTTCAACTTTACTTGTATGGACAATGATTTTACTAAGCCAACATCCTAATTGGCAAGATAGAGCTAGAGAAGAAGTTTTACaagtgtttgggagtaatgaaGTTGACTATGACAAGTTGAATCAACTAAAAGTA GTGACTATGATCTTAAACGAGGTCTTACGATTGTATCCAGCAGGATATATGATGACTAGAAtggtaaaaacaaaaacaaagttAGGAAATTTGTGTTTACCAGGTGGTGTGCAACTTTTGTTACCAACAATATTGTTGCAACATGACACTAAAATATGGGGAGATGATGCAATGGAATTCAATCCAGAGAGGTTTAGTGATGGAATATTAAAAGCAACAAAAGGACAACTTGTGTTTTTTCCATTTGGTTGGGGTCCTAGAATATGCATTGGACAAAACTTTGCTATGTTAGAGGCAAAAATGGCAATGGCTATGATACTTAAACACTATGCATTTGAACTCTCTTCATCTTATTCTCATGCTCCTCATCCATTAATGCTTCAACCTCAATTTGGTGCTCCTTTAATTTTGTACAAGTTATAG
- the LOC101266680 gene encoding pentatricopeptide repeat-containing protein At2g15980, translating to MAMVSSLTRRTVLSIALTKHSLSTHSASASASSPPLSEDERLVSAATTILKHHRSKSRWSEILSLAPPTSGFTPSQVSKIILQLRNTPHLALRFFNFTVHRSICCHSLSSYATIIHILSRSRLKPHALELIKCAIRKFPDTHQPDLSNPPRFFEILVKTYRSCDSAPFVFDLLMKAYLDSKKIDVSVQLVRILASKNIFPHIVVCNSLIELIAKSRGPFAAYDMYVEIFRCEKEEWSGREVKGVTANAYTFNVLMVAFHREGVVEKVEEVWKEMMANNCTPNVYSYSILMAAYCEDGRMEYAMKVWKEMGDEDVKHDIVAYNTIIEGFCKVGKVERAEEVFREMVFNEVECTCVTLEHLINGHCMSGNIHAALVLYKDMCRKGFKPESSTIDVVAKVLCDKSGVFDALEFVRAVIKKHDIVPRKTTYELLIQSLCKEGWMEEALKLQVEMVGKGYEPNFEIYSAFIDGYIKQGDEEKAETLRNEVLRNTIPCKDS from the coding sequence ATGGCAATGGTTTCATCTCTTACAAGACGCACTGTTCTCTCAATCGCATTAACCAAACATTCATTATCCACACATTCTGCTTCTGCTTCTGCTTCTTCTCCACCACTATCGGAAGACGAAAGATTAGTCTCAGCCGCCACAACAATCCTCAAACACCATCGCTCAAAATCACGATGGTCCGAGATTCTTTCTCTAGCTCCTCCGACTTCCGGTTTCACTCCTTCCCAAGTCTCTAAAATCATTCTTCAACTCCGCAACACACCTCATCTCGCTCTCCGTTTCTTCAATTTCACAGTCCACCGCTCCATATGCTGCCACTCTCTTTCTTCCTATGCCACCATCATTCACATACTCTCCCGTTCTCGCCTCAAACCCCATGCACTAGAGTTAATCAAATGCGCTATTCGTAAATTTCCTGACACCCATCAACCTGATTTATCAAACCCACCTCGGTTTTTTGAAATCTTGGTTAAAACTTACAGAAGTTGTGATTCCGCTCCTTTTGTGTTTGATTTGTTGATGAAAGCTTATTTGGATTCTAAGAAAATTGATGTTTCTGTTCAATTGGTGAGGATTTTGGCTTCCAAGAATATTTTCCCACATATTGTTGTTTGTAATTCTTTGATTGAGTTGATTGCGAAAAGTCGAGGTCCTTTTGCTGCTTATGATATGTATGTGGAGATCTTTAGGTGTGAGAAGGAGGAATGGAGTGGTAGGGAGGTGAAGGGTGTGACAGCGAATGCTTATACTTTTAACGTTCTTATGGTTGCTTTTCATAGAGAAGGAGTAGTGGAGAAGGTTGAGGAGGTTTGGAAGGAAATGATGGCAAATAATTGTACTCCGAATGTGTATAGTTATAGCATTTTAATGGCTGCGTATTGTGAAGATGGAAGGATGGAGTATGCCATGAAAGTTTGGAAGGAGATGGGCGACGAGGATGTGAAGCATGATATTGTAGCTTATAATACCATAATTGAGGGGTTTTGCAAAGTCGGAAAGGTTGAGAGAGCTGAAGAGGTTTTTAGGGAGATGGTCTTCAATGAGGTAGAATGTACTTGTGTTACTCTTGAGCATCTCATAAATGGACATTGTATGAGTGGGAATATCCATGCAGCACTAGTTTTGTATAAGGATATGTGTCGAAAGGGCTTCAAGCCAGAGAGTTCAACAATAGATGTAGTGGCTAAGGTGCTCTGTGACAAAAGTGGAGTTTTTGATGCCTTGGAATTCGTGAGAGCTGTAATAAAGAAGCACGATATTGTACCAAGAAAGACAACGTATGAACTTCTGATACAGAGCTTGTGTAAGGAGGGGTGGATGGAAGAAGCTCTGAAACTTCAGGTAGAGATGGTGGGCAAAGGATATGaaccaaattttgaaatatatagtgCTTTCATTGATGGGTACATCAAGCAAGGGGATGAAGAAAAGGCTGAAACTTTGAGGAATGAAGTGCTTAGGAATACGATACCATGTAAAGACAGCTAG
- the LOC101245596 gene encoding uncharacterized protein isoform X2: MGLHKSYEDLKTQLPGAGTELHNSAHHEDLIKEVALLELEIMYLEKYLLSMYRKTFAKRLQSLNDTTKTKEVKKHDNIIIYENKITNTSPSMPPVEGSGDPSLVDTSIVRCHSSLSHTAVAASFKPSPLVGVLADALDSYHSLPLSMLEHAQVSTSNWTAADHFVNGSSNHFHHAPNQLSEEMIKCISAIYVQIADPPLFSYDYPFSPISLSSSSSVQQGQNDLGILQCEESSSNSTLNNPFHIKETGEFNRSFVTMTEVQGLCRDKRSLDGVDRMLQHFRYLVSKLKEVDPRKMRHDEKLAFWINVHNALVMHAFLVYGIPRSTLKRISQLLKAAYNIGGNTVSVEMIQSSILGCRLPRPGQWIQSLFFPKQKFKTGDARKGYAIEHPDPRLRFALCSGSHSDALLRLYTPKKVFQELEVAKEEYLQTNTSVHKEQKLVLPKNVESYVKEVNLCPSGLKEMIELALPEHFTRKYQGKLLKKIEWTPHNFTFRYLISHELLESVV, translated from the exons ATGGGGCTACACAAGAGTTATGAAGATCTCAAAACACAATTACCAGGAGCTGGCACTGAACTTCATAATTCTGCTCATCATGAAGATCTAATTAAGGAAGTTGCTCTTCTGGAGCTGGAAATTATGTATTTAGAGAAGTATCTTTTATCAATGTATCGAAAAACATTTGCTAAGCGCTTACAATCACTGAATgacacaacaaaaacaaaagaagtgAAGAAGCACGACAACATCATCatctatgaaaataaaataactaatacgAGTCCTTCTATGCCACCAGTAGAAGGATCAGGAGATCCAAGTTTAGTTGACACTTCAATTGTGAGATGCCATTCATCACTCTCTCACACTGCTGTTGCTGCTTCTTTCAAGCCTTCACCTCTAGTTGGAGTTCTTGCTGATGCTCTAGATTCATACCATTCTTTGCCCTTATCCATGCTCGAG CATGCTCAGGTATCCACTTCAAATTGGACAGCGGCAGATCATTTTGTTAATGGCTCTTCGAATCATTTTCATCATGCCCCAAATCAACTGTCTGAAGAAATGATCAAGTGTATTTCAGCCATATATGTTCAGATTGCTGATCCCCCTTTGTTCAGCTATGATTACCCATTCTCTCCAatttcattatcatcatcatcatcagttCAACAAGGTCAGAATGATCTAGGGATTTTACAATGTGAAGAAAGTTCATCTAATTCAACACTGAATAATCCTTTTCACATCAAAGAGACAGGAGAATTTAATCGATCTTTTGTCACAATGACTGAAGTACAAGGGCTCTGTCGAGATAAACGGAGTTTAGATGGTGTGGACCGTATGTTACAACATTTTAG GTATCTTGTGTCGAAGTTGAAGGAAGTTGATCCTAGAAAAATGAGGCATGACGAGAAGCTAGCTTTCTGGATTAATGTCCACAATGCGCTAGTGATGCAT GCGTTCTTGGTTTATGGGATTCCACGGAGTACTCTCAAGAGAATATCTCAACTTCTCAAG GCTGCTTATAACATTGGAGGGAATACAGTAAGTGTGGAGATGATTCAGAGTTCTATACTTGGATGTCGATTGCCCCGTCCTGGTCAG TGGATTCAATCATTGTTCTTCCCAAAACAAAAGTTTAAGACTGGAGATGCAAGAAAAGGATATGCAATAGAGCATCCAGACCCTCGTCTACGTTTTGCTCTATGCTCAGGAAGCCATTCTGATGCCCTG CTACGGTTATACACGCCTAAGAAAGTGTTCCAGGAGCTTGAAGTGGCTAAAGAAGAGTACCTTCAAACAAACACAAGTGTACACAAGGAACAAAAACTAGTTCTCCCCAAGAATGTGGAATCTTATGTGAAGGAGGTCAATTTGTGCCCTTCTGGCTTGAAGGAAATGATAGAGCTCGCGTTGCCTGAACATTTCACAAGAAAATATCAGGGGAAGTTATTGAAGAAAATTGAGTGGACTCCTCACAACTTCACTTTCCGTTACCTAATTTCACATGAATTGCTTGAGTCTGTC GTTTGA
- the LOC101245596 gene encoding uncharacterized protein isoform X1 — translation MGLHKSYEDLKTQLPGAGTELHNSAHHEDLIKEVALLELEIMYLEKYLLSMYRKTFAKRLQSLNDTTKTKEVKKHDNIIIYENKITNTSPSMPPVEGSGDPSLVDTSIVRCHSSLSHTAVAASFKPSPLVGVLADALDSYHSLPLSMLEHAQVSTSNWTAADHFVNGSSNHFHHAPNQLSEEMIKCISAIYVQIADPPLFSYDYPFSPISLSSSSSVQQGQNDLGILQCEESSSNSTLNNPFHIKETGEFNRSFVTMTEVQGLCRDKRSLDGVDRMLQHFRYLVSKLKEVDPRKMRHDEKLAFWINVHNALVMHAFLVYGIPRSTLKRISQLLKAAYNIGGNTVSVEMIQSSILGCRLPRPGQWIQSLFFPKQKFKTGDARKGYAIEHPDPRLRFALCSGSHSDALLRLYTPKKVFQELEVAKEEYLQTNTSVHKEQKLVLPKNVESYVKEVNLCPSGLKEMIELALPEHFTRKYQGKLLKKIEWTPHNFTFRYLISHELLESVVSF, via the exons ATGGGGCTACACAAGAGTTATGAAGATCTCAAAACACAATTACCAGGAGCTGGCACTGAACTTCATAATTCTGCTCATCATGAAGATCTAATTAAGGAAGTTGCTCTTCTGGAGCTGGAAATTATGTATTTAGAGAAGTATCTTTTATCAATGTATCGAAAAACATTTGCTAAGCGCTTACAATCACTGAATgacacaacaaaaacaaaagaagtgAAGAAGCACGACAACATCATCatctatgaaaataaaataactaatacgAGTCCTTCTATGCCACCAGTAGAAGGATCAGGAGATCCAAGTTTAGTTGACACTTCAATTGTGAGATGCCATTCATCACTCTCTCACACTGCTGTTGCTGCTTCTTTCAAGCCTTCACCTCTAGTTGGAGTTCTTGCTGATGCTCTAGATTCATACCATTCTTTGCCCTTATCCATGCTCGAG CATGCTCAGGTATCCACTTCAAATTGGACAGCGGCAGATCATTTTGTTAATGGCTCTTCGAATCATTTTCATCATGCCCCAAATCAACTGTCTGAAGAAATGATCAAGTGTATTTCAGCCATATATGTTCAGATTGCTGATCCCCCTTTGTTCAGCTATGATTACCCATTCTCTCCAatttcattatcatcatcatcatcagttCAACAAGGTCAGAATGATCTAGGGATTTTACAATGTGAAGAAAGTTCATCTAATTCAACACTGAATAATCCTTTTCACATCAAAGAGACAGGAGAATTTAATCGATCTTTTGTCACAATGACTGAAGTACAAGGGCTCTGTCGAGATAAACGGAGTTTAGATGGTGTGGACCGTATGTTACAACATTTTAG GTATCTTGTGTCGAAGTTGAAGGAAGTTGATCCTAGAAAAATGAGGCATGACGAGAAGCTAGCTTTCTGGATTAATGTCCACAATGCGCTAGTGATGCAT GCGTTCTTGGTTTATGGGATTCCACGGAGTACTCTCAAGAGAATATCTCAACTTCTCAAG GCTGCTTATAACATTGGAGGGAATACAGTAAGTGTGGAGATGATTCAGAGTTCTATACTTGGATGTCGATTGCCCCGTCCTGGTCAG TGGATTCAATCATTGTTCTTCCCAAAACAAAAGTTTAAGACTGGAGATGCAAGAAAAGGATATGCAATAGAGCATCCAGACCCTCGTCTACGTTTTGCTCTATGCTCAGGAAGCCATTCTGATGCCCTG CTACGGTTATACACGCCTAAGAAAGTGTTCCAGGAGCTTGAAGTGGCTAAAGAAGAGTACCTTCAAACAAACACAAGTGTACACAAGGAACAAAAACTAGTTCTCCCCAAGAATGTGGAATCTTATGTGAAGGAGGTCAATTTGTGCCCTTCTGGCTTGAAGGAAATGATAGAGCTCGCGTTGCCTGAACATTTCACAAGAAAATATCAGGGGAAGTTATTGAAGAAAATTGAGTGGACTCCTCACAACTTCACTTTCCGTTACCTAATTTCACATGAATTGCTTGAGTCTGTCGTATCCTTCTGA